One Kitasatospora sp. NBC_01266 genomic window carries:
- a CDS encoding alpha-galactosidase, translating to MRTSPPRVAGLLAAMALAVSGLGATSLATAAPAAALGNGNALTPPMGWNSWNSLGPSVNETEVKQTIDFMSSNGLAQAGYNTVTIDDGWSLRHRDGQTTDFVKNSDNGMQLYDNNGNPVSGTDGTGNDPTSGHLIPDPGSFPSQVVNGQTMNGIQYLAWYAHSKGMKFGLYATDTYTTCQGHPGSLGHEATDANDFVSWGVDFVKYDDCPYGPTITGPDGYSYYPQGEGKELTESIYARTQTFQRALDAATAAAGKPKVTLSLSAQPAHTGIPYLLNANDPARTDPLIEAAGVQPHQAAGYYPTGVWCGQVANMCRIGGDRDSELDGVLYNGQLQTALAYPGNVHPGSWNDMDMMFAGWQDPNGVWGVTDTYKGDKPFTDDESRTELSILSMMAAPLISGADLRATADSQHTANGYTWSTGIDSSALALLKNPDMIAVDQDSLAKPATLVGSPPTSPTAPVILKRQLANGDLAVALINQDPNNWAMPSASFAALGLTGSSYSYRDLWTGATGTATGTIGGAWIPAHGVTLLRIAGGAIGMGSGGSTGNGATGIVGDGKYHAISAGGTGGQALEVQGGCYANLGGNSDINAYQSGDAAQQWQFTPNPDGTVQISDNCYTATQSHTVLAAGGGVGTAYLLNPTANNPWQEWKVAQNSAGTLTITNVGNGLTLDVAAATAGSSGMTNPANSGAAGQSWTVLS from the coding sequence ATGCGAACATCCCCGCCTCGCGTCGCCGGCCTGCTGGCCGCCATGGCCCTGGCCGTCTCCGGCCTCGGCGCGACCTCCCTCGCCACCGCTGCCCCGGCCGCCGCCCTCGGCAACGGCAACGCCCTGACCCCGCCCATGGGTTGGAACTCCTGGAACAGCCTGGGCCCGTCCGTCAACGAGACCGAGGTCAAGCAGACCATCGACTTCATGTCGTCCAACGGCCTGGCGCAGGCCGGCTACAACACCGTCACCATCGACGACGGCTGGTCGCTGCGTCACCGTGACGGCCAGACCACGGACTTCGTGAAGAACTCCGACAACGGGATGCAGCTGTACGACAACAACGGCAACCCGGTCTCCGGTACCGACGGCACCGGCAACGACCCCACCAGCGGCCACCTGATCCCGGACCCGGGCAGCTTCCCCAGCCAGGTGGTCAACGGGCAGACCATGAACGGCATCCAGTACCTGGCCTGGTACGCGCACAGCAAGGGCATGAAGTTCGGGCTCTACGCCACCGACACCTACACCACCTGCCAGGGCCACCCCGGGAGCCTGGGCCACGAGGCCACCGACGCCAACGACTTCGTCTCGTGGGGCGTCGACTTCGTGAAGTACGACGACTGTCCGTACGGCCCGACGATCACCGGCCCCGACGGCTACAGCTACTACCCGCAGGGCGAGGGCAAGGAGCTCACCGAGTCCATCTACGCCCGCACCCAGACCTTCCAGCGGGCCCTGGACGCGGCGACCGCCGCCGCGGGCAAGCCGAAGGTCACCCTCAGCCTGTCCGCGCAGCCCGCGCACACCGGCATCCCCTACCTGCTGAACGCCAACGACCCGGCCCGCACCGACCCGCTGATCGAGGCCGCCGGTGTCCAGCCGCACCAGGCGGCCGGGTACTACCCCACCGGAGTCTGGTGCGGCCAGGTCGCCAACATGTGCCGGATCGGCGGCGACCGGGACAGCGAGCTGGACGGCGTGCTCTACAACGGGCAGTTGCAGACCGCGCTGGCGTACCCGGGCAACGTCCACCCGGGCAGCTGGAACGACATGGACATGATGTTCGCCGGATGGCAGGACCCCAACGGCGTCTGGGGCGTCACCGACACCTACAAGGGCGACAAGCCGTTCACCGACGACGAGTCGCGCACCGAGCTGTCGATCCTGTCGATGATGGCCGCCCCGCTGATCTCCGGCGCCGACCTGCGCGCCACCGCCGACTCGCAGCACACCGCGAACGGCTACACCTGGTCCACCGGGATCGACTCCTCCGCGCTGGCGCTGCTGAAGAACCCCGACATGATCGCCGTCGACCAGGACAGCCTCGCCAAGCCCGCCACCCTGGTCGGCAGCCCGCCCACCTCCCCGACGGCCCCGGTGATCCTCAAGCGCCAGCTCGCCAACGGCGACCTGGCCGTGGCACTGATCAACCAGGACCCGAACAACTGGGCCATGCCCAGCGCCAGTTTCGCCGCCCTCGGGCTGACCGGCTCCAGCTACAGCTACCGGGACCTGTGGACCGGAGCGACCGGCACCGCCACCGGCACCATCGGCGGCGCCTGGATCCCGGCGCACGGCGTCACGCTCCTGCGCATCGCCGGCGGAGCCATCGGCATGGGTAGCGGCGGCAGCACCGGCAACGGTGCGACGGGCATCGTCGGTGACGGCAAGTACCACGCGATCAGCGCGGGCGGCACCGGTGGCCAGGCCCTCGAAGTCCAGGGCGGCTGCTACGCCAACCTCGGCGGCAACTCCGACATCAACGCCTACCAGAGCGGCGACGCCGCCCAGCAGTGGCAGTTCACGCCCAACCCGGACGGCACCGTGCAGATCAGCGACAACTGCTACACCGCCACCCAGTCGCACACCGTGCTGGCCGCCGGCGGCGGAGTCGGCACCGCCTATCTGCTCAACCCCACGGCCAACAACCCCTGGCAGGAGTGGAAGGTCGCCCAGAACAGCGCCGGCACGCTGACCATCACCAACGTCGGCAACGGCCTGACCCTGGACGTCGCCGCCGCCACCGCCGGCTCGAGCGGGATGACCAACCCGGCCAACTCGGGTGCGGCCGGCCAGAGCTGGACCGTGCTGTCCTGA